A window from Gemmatimonas sp. UBA7669 encodes these proteins:
- a CDS encoding amino acid permease produces the protein MRRTLGAGDLIMLAIGAVIGAGIFSSLGTAAAGETLADGTIVRYGAGPALVLSFVLLGAVCGLAALCYAELASMIPQAGSAYAYSYATLGEVVAWIVGWALILEYAVGNVAVAIGWAGYFNSLLSGFGLDLPGWLTHGYWNVKASGDPAVRQLLDTAPRIGPIPVLVNLPAFGIVAAITVLLMQGAKESTRANNIMVVLKLLVLALFVIVGAMHIDPANYKPFAPNGFLGIHQGAAIVFFAYIGFDAISTAAEETRDPQRNLPIGILGGLAVCTLIYVIVGLVATGLVPYDQLRSSDPLAKALSLAGLDTASWIVAAGAVVSMSAVLLVFQYGQPRIFYAMARDGLLPPFAAKLDPKTRTPKVTTLITGVCVALGALVADDAATYDLTNIGTLAAFSVVCIGVLVLRIREPDRPRPFRVPFVWGVTLLGAGACVFVMRGLPSSAWVAFAVWMAIGLAFYFAYGYRHSVLRRPKSGASS, from the coding sequence ATGCGCCGCACGCTTGGCGCCGGTGACCTCATCATGCTGGCCATCGGTGCTGTCATCGGTGCCGGTATCTTCTCCTCCCTGGGCACCGCCGCTGCCGGCGAGACGCTCGCTGACGGCACCATCGTGCGCTACGGCGCCGGTCCCGCGCTCGTGCTGTCCTTTGTGCTGCTTGGAGCCGTGTGCGGTCTGGCGGCGCTGTGTTATGCCGAGCTGGCCTCCATGATTCCGCAGGCCGGCAGCGCTTACGCGTATTCCTACGCCACCCTCGGTGAAGTGGTGGCCTGGATCGTGGGCTGGGCCCTCATACTCGAATACGCCGTCGGCAATGTCGCCGTGGCCATCGGTTGGGCTGGCTACTTCAATTCGCTGCTGTCGGGATTTGGCCTCGACCTGCCTGGCTGGCTCACCCATGGCTATTGGAACGTGAAGGCCAGTGGTGACCCGGCCGTTCGGCAATTGCTTGATACGGCGCCGCGCATCGGACCCATTCCGGTGCTGGTCAATCTGCCGGCCTTTGGTATCGTCGCCGCCATCACCGTGTTGCTCATGCAGGGCGCGAAGGAAAGCACGCGCGCCAACAACATCATGGTGGTGCTCAAGCTGCTGGTGCTGGCGCTCTTCGTGATCGTGGGCGCCATGCACATCGATCCGGCCAACTACAAGCCGTTCGCGCCCAACGGATTCCTCGGCATTCACCAGGGCGCGGCCATCGTCTTCTTTGCGTATATCGGCTTCGACGCCATTTCCACGGCCGCCGAGGAAACGCGCGACCCGCAGCGCAACCTGCCCATCGGAATTCTGGGTGGACTCGCGGTGTGCACGCTCATCTACGTGATTGTGGGCCTCGTGGCCACCGGCCTCGTGCCCTACGATCAGCTTCGCAGTTCCGACCCGCTGGCCAAGGCGCTGTCGCTGGCCGGTCTCGATACGGCCAGCTGGATTGTGGCCGCGGGTGCCGTGGTGTCCATGTCGGCGGTGCTGCTGGTGTTTCAGTACGGCCAGCCGCGCATCTTCTACGCCATGGCTCGTGATGGTCTGCTGCCGCCCTTTGCCGCCAAGCTCGATCCCAAGACGCGCACGCCCAAGGTCACCACACTCATCACCGGCGTGTGTGTGGCCCTTGGTGCGCTCGTGGCCGACGATGCGGCCACCTATGACCTGACCAACATTGGTACACTCGCCGCGTTCTCGGTGGTGTGCATTGGCGTACTGGTGCTGCGCATTCGGGAACCCGATCGCCCGCGGCCCTTCCGCGTACCCTTTGTCTGGGGCGTGACGCTGCTGGGCGCGGGTGCCTGTGTGTTCGTCATGCGCGGTCTGCCGTCGTCTGCCTGGGTGGCCTTTGCCGTCTGGATGGCCATCGGCCTCGCGTTCTACTTCGCCTACGGCTACCGCCACTCGGTGCTGCGTCGCCCGAAGTCCGGCGCGTCGTCCTGA
- a CDS encoding biopolymer transporter ExbD: protein MGMSAGGGGGGLNNEINVTPMIDVLLVLLVIFMIIVPMSRKAIDTQLPDPNPQPAQPNVAPDQIVLEITADGEYAINKEPVEKAQLFNRLKSIYDPRPEKIIFVKGDTMTTYANVVWAMDQARGAGVKVIGVAPK, encoded by the coding sequence ATGGGTATGTCCGCAGGTGGCGGCGGCGGCGGTCTCAATAACGAGATCAACGTGACGCCCATGATCGACGTGCTCCTGGTGCTGCTGGTGATCTTCATGATCATCGTGCCGATGAGCCGCAAGGCCATTGACACGCAGTTGCCGGATCCGAACCCGCAGCCGGCTCAGCCGAACGTGGCGCCGGATCAGATCGTTCTCGAGATCACGGCCGATGGCGAATACGCCATCAACAAGGAGCCGGTGGAAAAGGCGCAGCTCTTCAACCGCCTCAAGTCCATCTACGACCCGCGCCCCGAGAAGATCATCTTCGTCAAGGGTGACACCATGACGACGTACGCGAACGTCGTGTGGGCCATGGACCAGGCGCGCGGTGCCGGCGTCAAGGTCATCGGTGTCGCGCCCAAGTAA
- a CDS encoding dicarboxylate/amino acid:cation symporter, with protein MAHLSSATNTTAPAKKGFLGIGFTGWIVISMIVGILIGWLAPDFAPNLKPFANIFLRMIKSLIVPLLFSTLVVGIAGHGDDMKKVGKLALRSIIYFEVVTTLALAIGLIAVNVAKPGVGLQIAPDASSEEFQALAGKTPTFASVLEHTVPQSFFEAAAQNEVLQIVFFAIIFAVALARVEGPSKTVMLDWLQSLSDIMFKFVGIVMAYAPIGIGAAIGVTVGKSGLDVMINLAKLVGTLYVSLIIFVLIVLVPTALIFRINLKRFWALVKEPWLIAFSTASSEAAFPQAMQAMEKFGVPRRIVSFVLPTGYSFNLDGSTLYLAIASVFVAQAAGIDMPLSQQLLMMLTLMLTSKGVAAVPRASLVILSGALAQFGLPLEGIAVILGVDAVMDMARTSVNLLGNCLATAVMGRWEGELKEPEPETAAA; from the coding sequence ATGGCTCACCTCTCCTCCGCCACCAACACGACCGCCCCCGCCAAGAAAGGCTTCCTTGGCATCGGCTTCACGGGCTGGATCGTGATCTCGATGATTGTGGGCATCCTCATCGGATGGCTCGCGCCCGACTTCGCGCCAAACCTCAAGCCCTTCGCCAACATCTTCCTGCGCATGATCAAGTCGCTGATCGTGCCGCTGCTCTTCAGCACCCTGGTGGTGGGCATCGCGGGACATGGCGACGACATGAAGAAGGTGGGCAAGCTGGCGCTGCGCTCCATCATCTACTTCGAGGTGGTGACCACACTGGCGCTGGCCATCGGCCTCATTGCCGTGAATGTGGCCAAGCCGGGTGTGGGGCTCCAGATCGCGCCGGACGCGAGCAGCGAAGAATTCCAGGCATTGGCTGGCAAGACGCCCACGTTTGCGTCGGTGCTCGAGCACACGGTGCCCCAAAGTTTCTTTGAGGCGGCGGCACAGAACGAGGTGCTGCAGATCGTGTTCTTCGCCATCATCTTCGCGGTGGCGCTGGCACGCGTGGAGGGACCGTCCAAGACGGTCATGCTCGATTGGCTGCAGTCGCTCAGCGACATCATGTTCAAGTTCGTCGGCATCGTCATGGCCTATGCGCCCATCGGTATCGGCGCGGCCATCGGTGTGACCGTGGGCAAGAGCGGTCTCGATGTCATGATCAATCTGGCCAAGCTGGTGGGCACGCTGTACGTCTCGCTCATCATCTTCGTGCTCATCGTGCTGGTGCCGACGGCGCTGATCTTCCGCATCAACCTCAAGCGCTTCTGGGCGCTGGTCAAAGAGCCCTGGCTCATCGCGTTCTCCACGGCGTCGTCGGAGGCGGCGTTCCCGCAGGCCATGCAGGCCATGGAGAAGTTCGGGGTACCGCGGCGCATCGTGTCCTTCGTGCTGCCCACCGGCTACTCGTTCAATCTCGACGGCAGCACGCTCTATCTGGCCATCGCATCCGTGTTCGTGGCCCAGGCAGCCGGCATCGATATGCCGCTGAGCCAGCAGTTGCTCATGATGCTCACGCTCATGCTCACGTCGAAGGGCGTGGCGGCCGTGCCGCGCGCCTCTCTGGTCATTCTCTCCGGCGCCTTGGCCCAGTTTGGCCTGCCGCTCGAGGGCATTGCCGTCATTCTCGGCGTCGATGCCGTGATGGACATGGCGCGCACCTCGGTCAACCTGCTGGGCAACTGCCTCGCCACGGCTGTCATGGGCCGCTGGGAGGGCGAGCTCAAGGAACCCGAGCCGGAGACGGCGGCCGCCTGA
- a CDS encoding biopolymer transporter ExbD has protein sequence MGMSAGGGGGVKADPNVTPMIDVMLVLLIIFMITIPQINAGFTAVPPEGQNLKPHPEEDGDQVLGIDDQGQYYLNKKPIRNEDLEAAVREIYGVEGRDDYIMYVKAHKDLQYLKVINAMDVLSRGGVRVAALITEQAPGTESLVESDRIRPGGN, from the coding sequence ATGGGTATGAGCGCAGGCGGCGGGGGCGGCGTAAAGGCCGATCCCAACGTCACGCCCATGATCGACGTGATGCTGGTGCTCCTCATCATCTTCATGATCACGATCCCGCAGATCAACGCGGGCTTCACGGCGGTTCCGCCCGAAGGGCAGAACCTCAAGCCGCATCCGGAAGAAGATGGGGACCAGGTACTCGGCATTGACGATCAGGGCCAGTACTACCTGAACAAGAAGCCCATCCGCAACGAAGATCTCGAAGCCGCGGTGCGTGAGATCTACGGCGTGGAAGGACGCGATGACTACATCATGTACGTGAAGGCCCACAAGGACCTTCAGTACCTCAAGGTCATCAACGCGATGGATGTGTTGTCGCGCGGCGGTGTGCGCGTGGCGGCCCTCATCACGGAACAGGCACCGGGTACCGAATCGCTCGTCGAGAGCGATCGTATCCGTCCGGGAGGCAACTGA
- a CDS encoding HesB/IscA family protein — MSTMQTPDVMVILTPVAAAEVRKFMEAEGVAPEVGGLRVSVMPGGCSGFKYGLVIEDKSADDDLTVELEGIKMFVDPFSAQYLSGTTIDYVSSMQGSGFTFKNPNSTGGCGCGSSFSA; from the coding sequence ATGAGCACGATGCAGACGCCCGACGTCATGGTAATCCTGACCCCCGTGGCCGCGGCCGAAGTGCGCAAGTTCATGGAGGCCGAGGGCGTGGCGCCGGAAGTTGGCGGCCTGCGCGTTTCGGTCATGCCTGGTGGTTGCAGCGGCTTCAAGTACGGCCTGGTGATCGAAGACAAGTCGGCGGACGACGATCTCACGGTGGAGCTGGAAGGCATCAAGATGTTCGTCGATCCGTTTTCGGCGCAGTACCTGAGCGGCACGACCATCGACTACGTCTCGTCGATGCAGGGCTCGGGCTTCACGTTCAAGAATCCGAACAGCACCGGCGGCTGCGGCTGCGGCAGCTCGTTCTCGGCCTGA
- a CDS encoding sodium:solute symporter has translation MSGGFTGLDWLVLIAYLVGTTWLGIWLGRDQKDARDYFVASQRIPWWAILFSVVATETSALTFISIPGLAYVGNLSFLQVAAGYILGRVVISYTLLPRYYQGELVTAYALLERRFGLGTRRFASVVFMATRAFGDSVRVFATAIPIGLIIGPVVPPEYVGPLSILILGAFTVLYTYHGGMRAVVWTDVVQTGVYVLGGVAALWLLGEGVEGGWTAILNGARGQGKLQWLDTYSGIDRPHTLWAGLIGGGFLSMASHGADQLIVQRLMASGSLTDARKALMGSGLVVFAQFTMFLFIGIGLFAFYQGEAFARPDAIFPRFIVEVMPSGLTGLVIAAILAAAMSTVSGALNSLAAASLHDLYLPLTGKRAEDPGVLRVGKLFTLLWAAILLGGAMLYKNEGTPVVTIALSIASFTYGGLLGAFFLAMLVPRAKQRDAITGMVVGIGTMSFVVFAKALSGWFPALAPTLAPFTVIAWPWYVLIGTTLTFTTGVLMSFIPSSADGAGSPVSRNA, from the coding sequence ATGAGCGGCGGCTTCACGGGCCTCGACTGGCTGGTGCTCATCGCCTATCTGGTGGGCACCACCTGGCTCGGCATCTGGCTGGGCCGCGATCAGAAGGATGCGCGCGACTACTTCGTGGCCAGTCAGCGCATTCCCTGGTGGGCCATTCTGTTTTCGGTGGTGGCCACCGAAACGAGCGCGCTCACCTTCATCTCGATTCCCGGTTTGGCCTACGTCGGCAATCTGTCGTTTCTGCAGGTGGCGGCCGGCTACATCCTGGGTCGCGTGGTGATCTCCTACACGCTGCTGCCGCGTTACTACCAGGGCGAGCTGGTCACGGCCTACGCCCTGCTCGAGCGCCGCTTCGGTCTTGGCACGCGACGTTTTGCGTCGGTGGTGTTCATGGCGACGCGCGCCTTTGGTGATTCGGTGCGCGTCTTCGCCACCGCCATTCCCATTGGCCTCATCATCGGGCCGGTGGTGCCGCCCGAGTATGTGGGGCCGCTGTCCATTCTGATTCTCGGCGCGTTCACGGTGCTGTACACATACCACGGCGGCATGCGCGCGGTGGTGTGGACCGACGTCGTGCAGACAGGTGTGTACGTGCTGGGTGGCGTGGCGGCGCTGTGGCTGCTGGGCGAGGGCGTGGAAGGTGGCTGGACCGCCATCCTGAATGGCGCGCGCGGCCAGGGCAAACTGCAGTGGCTCGACACCTACTCCGGCATCGATCGACCGCACACGCTGTGGGCTGGCCTGATTGGTGGTGGCTTTCTGTCCATGGCCTCGCACGGCGCCGACCAGCTGATCGTGCAGCGCCTCATGGCGTCGGGCTCGTTGACCGACGCCCGCAAGGCGCTCATGGGCAGCGGCCTCGTGGTGTTTGCGCAGTTCACGATGTTCCTGTTCATCGGCATCGGGCTCTTTGCGTTCTATCAGGGCGAAGCCTTTGCGCGACCGGACGCCATCTTCCCGCGATTCATCGTGGAAGTGATGCCGTCCGGCCTGACGGGCCTGGTTATTGCCGCCATTCTTGCGGCGGCCATGAGTACCGTGAGTGGCGCGCTCAACTCGTTGGCGGCGGCGTCGCTGCACGATCTGTATCTGCCGCTGACCGGCAAGCGTGCCGAAGATCCGGGCGTGTTGCGGGTGGGCAAGCTGTTCACCCTTCTGTGGGCGGCCATTCTTCTTGGCGGCGCCATGCTGTACAAGAACGAAGGCACACCGGTGGTGACGATCGCGCTGTCGATTGCCTCGTTCACCTATGGCGGCTTGCTTGGCGCATTCTTTCTCGCCATGCTGGTGCCGCGGGCGAAGCAACGTGATGCCATTACCGGCATGGTGGTGGGCATCGGTACCATGAGCTTCGTGGTGTTTGCCAAGGCACTGAGCGGCTGGTTCCCGGCGCTGGCGCCCACCCTGGCGCCGTTTACCGTCATTGCCTGGCCGTGGTATGTGCTGATCGGCACCACCCTGACATTCACCACGGGTGTGCTGATGTCGTTCATTCCCTCGTCAGCTGACGGGGCTGGCTCTCCTGTTTCGAGGAACGCGTGA
- the nagB gene encoding glucosamine-6-phosphate deaminase translates to MSLASGSPAAPDATQARALRASAGPVRVGGSPFVDAHVVGTVRERIPTIVIDEHGAMARVVAGRIATLMRERAAAGRTVVLGLATGSTPIGVYRELIRLHREEGLSFQHVISFNLDEYYPMQKDSIHSYHRFMWENLFSHVDINPANVHIPDGALARADVDAACRAYEEAIEAAGGIDFQLLGIGKTGHIGFNEPGSGENSRTRLVHLDSITRRDAAADFFGEDNVPREAITMGIATIMGAREIVILATGEHKAGVVRRSVEGEIDRAVAATFLQRHPNTTFYVDDAAGAELTRVATPWLIDEVHWDEALMVRAVTWLAAKCNKAILKLTQHDYAENNLTSLVAQHGSPGAVNGLVFNYLGAKIRGKSKLPRGLKTICFSPHPDDDVISMGGILRKFVENGNDMTVAYMTSGNIAVFDHDVRRYMDFLVRLNAERIGEGANVTQLAATVHDFLQRKQPGQVDIPEVQDIKRIIRESEAVSGIEVMGLTKDNARFLNLPFYQTGKVRKDPIGPADVAIVADLLREQMPDLIFVAGDLSDPHGTHRMCKEAIDRAVAEVYVGELAAKRPEIWLYRGAWQEWPITEATVLVPLSQEELTIKIQAIFKHQSQKDSAPFPGQDEREFWQRVEQRNKTTAAQLDQLGLAEYFAMEAYVIA, encoded by the coding sequence ATGTCTCTGGCCTCCGGATCCCCGGCGGCCCCTGACGCCACGCAGGCCCGTGCACTCCGTGCGAGTGCCGGGCCTGTGCGCGTTGGCGGCTCGCCGTTTGTCGATGCGCATGTTGTCGGCACTGTTCGCGAACGCATTCCCACCATTGTCATCGACGAACACGGCGCCATGGCGCGTGTCGTCGCCGGCCGCATTGCCACGCTCATGCGTGAGCGCGCCGCAGCCGGACGCACGGTGGTCCTCGGACTCGCCACCGGGTCCACGCCCATTGGTGTGTACCGCGAACTGATCCGGTTGCATCGGGAAGAAGGCCTGTCCTTTCAGCACGTGATCTCGTTCAACCTGGACGAGTACTACCCGATGCAGAAGGACAGCATCCACTCGTATCACCGCTTCATGTGGGAGAATCTGTTCTCGCACGTGGACATCAATCCGGCCAACGTGCACATCCCCGACGGCGCGCTCGCGCGGGCGGATGTGGACGCGGCCTGCCGCGCCTACGAGGAGGCCATCGAAGCGGCGGGTGGCATCGACTTCCAGCTGCTCGGCATCGGCAAGACGGGCCACATCGGTTTCAACGAACCCGGCTCGGGTGAGAACAGCCGCACGCGTCTCGTGCATCTCGACTCGATCACGCGTCGTGATGCCGCCGCCGATTTCTTCGGTGAAGACAATGTGCCGCGCGAAGCCATCACGATGGGCATCGCGACCATCATGGGCGCGCGCGAGATCGTCATTCTTGCCACCGGTGAGCACAAGGCAGGCGTGGTGCGCCGCTCGGTGGAAGGCGAGATCGATCGGGCCGTGGCGGCCACGTTCCTTCAGCGGCACCCCAACACCACGTTCTACGTGGACGACGCCGCCGGTGCGGAGCTCACGCGTGTAGCCACGCCGTGGCTCATCGACGAGGTGCATTGGGATGAAGCCCTCATGGTGCGCGCGGTGACGTGGCTGGCGGCCAAGTGCAACAAGGCCATTCTCAAGCTCACGCAGCACGACTACGCCGAGAACAATCTCACCTCACTGGTGGCGCAGCACGGTTCGCCGGGTGCCGTCAACGGTCTGGTGTTCAACTATCTCGGCGCCAAGATCCGCGGCAAGAGCAAGTTGCCGCGTGGCCTCAAGACCATCTGCTTCTCGCCGCATCCCGACGACGACGTCATTTCCATGGGCGGCATTCTCCGCAAGTTCGTGGAGAACGGCAACGACATGACCGTGGCCTACATGACGAGCGGCAACATTGCCGTGTTCGATCATGACGTGCGCCGCTACATGGATTTCCTCGTGCGCCTGAACGCCGAGCGCATCGGGGAAGGCGCCAACGTGACGCAGCTCGCGGCCACCGTGCATGACTTCCTGCAGCGCAAGCAGCCGGGTCAGGTGGACATCCCGGAGGTGCAGGACATCAAGCGCATCATCCGCGAATCGGAAGCGGTGAGCGGCATCGAAGTCATGGGTCTCACCAAGGACAACGCGCGCTTCCTCAACCTGCCCTTCTATCAGACGGGCAAGGTGCGCAAGGACCCCATCGGTCCCGCGGACGTGGCCATCGTGGCGGACTTGCTGCGCGAGCAGATGCCCGACCTGATCTTCGTGGCCGGCGACCTGTCCGACCCGCACGGCACGCACCGCATGTGCAAGGAAGCCATCGATCGCGCGGTGGCCGAAGTCTATGTGGGCGAGTTGGCCGCCAAGCGTCCCGAGATCTGGCTCTATCGCGGCGCGTGGCAGGAGTGGCCCATCACGGAAGCCACGGTACTGGTGCCGCTCTCCCAGGAAGAGCTGACCATCAAGATCCAGGCCATCTTCAAGCACCAGTCGCAGAAGGACTCGGCGCCCTTCCCCGGTCAGGACGAGCGCGAGTTCTGGCAGCGCGTGGAACAGCGCAACAAGACCACTGCCGCGCAGCTCGACCAGCTGGGATTGGCCGAGTACTTCGCGATGGAGGCGTATGTCATCGCCTGA
- a CDS encoding BadF/BadG/BcrA/BcrD ATPase family protein yields the protein MSAGPLDPTPLVVGVDGGGSRTRVLLSDANGVVLARVEGGATALRPGQEHAAADIIKALIGEALASAERTDTRPAVCVVGVAGAGQERAAQALWSALAQRRIADDVSVQADATIAMDDAFGDSAGVLLIAGTGSVAFSKAPDGRIERCGGWGPNVGDEGSAAWLGRKALSVVTAAQDGREPETALTGAILTALELEQLDDVIPWAAAATPGTFAQLAPVILQVAASGDLRANALISFCVEELALHVRTLARRCFVDERAAIPVAFSGGLLSRGSLVRKRLEQRLKSAVPGAMIRNDEVDAARGAVRRARRLLGMEVA from the coding sequence ATGAGTGCGGGACCACTGGATCCGACGCCGCTGGTCGTTGGGGTTGATGGAGGCGGCAGCCGCACGCGGGTGCTGCTGAGTGATGCCAACGGCGTTGTCCTGGCGCGAGTGGAAGGCGGCGCGACGGCGCTGCGTCCCGGCCAGGAACATGCGGCAGCCGACATCATCAAGGCGTTGATCGGTGAGGCGCTGGCGTCGGCGGAGCGCACGGACACGAGGCCGGCCGTATGTGTCGTGGGTGTGGCCGGCGCCGGTCAGGAGCGGGCAGCGCAGGCGCTCTGGTCGGCATTGGCGCAGCGACGCATTGCCGACGACGTGTCGGTACAGGCCGATGCCACCATTGCCATGGACGACGCCTTTGGCGATTCCGCAGGCGTGCTGCTCATTGCCGGCACAGGCAGCGTGGCCTTCTCCAAGGCGCCCGATGGTCGTATCGAACGCTGCGGCGGCTGGGGCCCCAACGTGGGAGACGAGGGCAGCGCGGCGTGGCTCGGCCGCAAGGCACTCAGTGTGGTCACGGCCGCGCAGGATGGCCGCGAACCCGAGACGGCCCTCACCGGTGCCATTCTCACCGCGCTCGAGCTCGAACAGCTCGATGACGTCATTCCGTGGGCGGCGGCCGCCACGCCCGGCACCTTTGCGCAGCTTGCGCCCGTGATTCTGCAGGTGGCGGCCAGCGGCGACCTGCGGGCCAACGCGCTCATCAGCTTCTGCGTGGAAGAACTCGCGCTGCATGTGCGCACGCTCGCGCGGCGCTGCTTCGTGGACGAGCGCGCCGCCATTCCCGTGGCGTTCTCCGGCGGTTTGCTCTCGCGTGGTTCGCTGGTGCGCAAGCGACTCGAGCAGCGTCTCAAGAGTGCGGTGCCGGGCGCCATGATTCGCAACGACGAGGTGGATGCCGCACGCGGTGCCGTGCGCCGGGCCCGTCGTCTGCTGGGCATGGAAGTCGCTTGA
- a CDS encoding sigma-54-dependent transcriptional regulator, translating into MTDARLLIVDDDPAIVAGIVASFRNTAYQVITTTHAEEAAALYQAHDPHVVILDVSMRPLDGFAVLAQLRRLDPDACVIMLTGHDEVTVAVRAMREGAEDYLTKPYDRETLRLTVDKALAHAQLLRQHRLTAAQSELDAPSVEAVLTPPVARLLQILARKRSPLLVLGEAGTAKQLAASMLHRLADGPWEPLLRLNAAQKSPAEAVARLFGESGGDGLDSDRGLVHLARRGTMFIHLVESLPLSAQARLARHFGSSPEGGRNADMPSRARLVVSSRLSLEEATQQLDRDLMHLFAPMPLVVPPLRARGRDGLAAVARVVLRQQFARTGAGPERLSEEAADLLAALPWRGNLPELEDCLTMAALHSGESDVLTANALRQVWSEPAQRVSTPTGPSETGVVLRTLAEVERQHVAAVMRACDGNVSEASRILGITRTTLYKRLRELGA; encoded by the coding sequence GTGACCGACGCCCGCCTGCTGATTGTGGACGATGATCCGGCCATCGTGGCCGGCATCGTGGCGTCGTTTCGCAACACGGCGTATCAGGTCATCACCACCACGCATGCCGAGGAAGCGGCGGCGTTGTATCAGGCGCATGACCCACACGTGGTCATCCTCGATGTGAGCATGCGCCCATTGGACGGTTTTGCCGTGCTGGCCCAATTGCGTCGCCTCGACCCCGATGCCTGTGTCATCATGCTCACAGGCCACGACGAGGTGACGGTTGCGGTTCGTGCGATGCGCGAGGGCGCGGAAGACTATCTCACCAAGCCCTACGATCGCGAAACGCTGCGGCTGACGGTGGACAAGGCGCTGGCGCACGCGCAATTGCTGCGACAGCACCGACTCACCGCGGCGCAATCAGAGCTCGATGCGCCGTCGGTGGAGGCGGTGCTCACGCCACCGGTTGCACGGCTGCTCCAGATTCTCGCGCGCAAGCGCAGCCCTTTGCTGGTGCTGGGTGAGGCGGGCACGGCCAAGCAGTTGGCGGCCTCCATGCTGCACCGTCTCGCCGACGGCCCATGGGAACCGCTGCTGCGGCTCAATGCGGCGCAGAAGTCGCCGGCCGAGGCGGTCGCACGGCTGTTTGGTGAGAGCGGTGGTGACGGCCTGGACAGTGATCGTGGCCTGGTGCACCTGGCGCGCCGCGGCACGATGTTCATTCATCTCGTGGAGTCGCTGCCACTGTCTGCGCAGGCCCGATTGGCTCGGCATTTCGGTTCGTCGCCCGAGGGTGGGCGAAACGCGGACATGCCGTCGCGTGCCCGCCTGGTGGTCAGCAGTCGGCTTTCGCTCGAGGAAGCCACGCAGCAGCTCGACCGTGATCTGATGCATCTGTTTGCGCCCATGCCGCTGGTGGTGCCGCCGCTTCGGGCGCGCGGACGCGACGGGCTGGCGGCCGTCGCGCGCGTGGTGCTGCGCCAGCAGTTTGCGCGCACGGGTGCCGGCCCGGAACGCCTGAGCGAGGAAGCGGCCGACCTGCTGGCGGCGCTGCCATGGCGTGGCAACCTGCCGGAACTCGAGGACTGCCTGACCATGGCGGCGCTGCACAGCGGCGAGAGCGACGTGCTGACGGCGAATGCCCTGCGTCAGGTGTGGAGCGAGCCGGCCCAGCGTGTCTCAACCCCGACAGGGCCCAGCGAGACCGGCGTGGTGCTGCGCACGCTGGCCGAGGTGGAACGCCAGCACGTGGCGGCAGTGATGCGCGCCTGTGATGGCAATGTGAGTGAGGCGTCGCGCATTCTGGGCATTACACGCACCACGCTGTACAAACGTCTGCGCGAACTGGGAGCGTGA